The window cttaaagacagacctcagtatgtgcgtcttgggaactgcacgtctgacattgtggtcagcaacacagtagTGCCACAGgttgactgtactttctccggtcctgttcagcctatatacatcggacttccaatacaactcggagtcctgccacgtgcaaaagttcgctgacgacactgctatcgtgggctgcatcaggattgggcatgaggaggagtatagggacctaatcaatgactttgttaaatggtgcgactcaaaccacctacacctgaacaccagcaaaaccaaggagctggtggtggattttaggaggcccagacccctcatggaccccgtgatcatcagaggtgactgtgtgcaaatggtgcagacctataaataccttagagtgcagctggataaaaAATTAgacaggactgccaatactgatgctctgtgtcagaaaggacagagccggttatacttccttagaaggctggcatccttcaacatctgcaataagatgctgcagatgttctatcagacggttgtggcgagcgccctcttctacgcggtggtgtgctggggaggcagcattaagaagaaagacgcctcatgcctggacaaactggtgaggaaggcaggctctattgttggcatggagctggacagtttaacatctgtggcagagcaacgggcgctaagcaggctcctatcaaagatggagaatccactgcatccactaaacagtgtcatctccagacagaagagcagcttcagcgacagactgctgtcactgtcctgctccactgacagactgagaagatcgttcctccccctaactatgcgactcttcaattccacccgggggggtaaacgttaacattatacaaagttattgtctgtttttacctgcactattatcaatctttaatttaatattgttttttgtatcagtatgctgctgctggagaatgtgaatttccccttgggattaataaagtatctatctatcaaaggcttttttgaacactgagacacaaacacagccacaacTCACTTGACACCTTCTCCTCTTTGTTCTCCTAGGACCACCTGTACCACCAGCTTGTATCTGTGAAACCCAAGCTCTGCGAAGAGAGACAGACAGCAAGAGAAAGAAATTATTCAGCTGTTGACCAATGATGGGAGAAAATGGCCTGTAGTCAGCCCTTTGCCAAATCCAATAGGCTTCTCTCACTTTTGAGCTGATCCAGTATAGTTTGTGACAGGCTGCGCGACAGGGTCCCCACTTCTTCTGGGTCGTACTGTTTGCTGGCCAGCTCAGTCTTCAGGACACTGCGAATGCACTCTTTCACCAGAGCACCCTTGAACCTATGTAAGGGACATAATTAATTATTACCCAACTCACTCAAAAAAATCGGaaatcttttccttttttcccccagAGTGGGGTTaacttttaactgttttttcatattaaaatagcATGCAATTCTCAAATACTTTTACATCCAATGTAGTGTTACAAGGATCTGGAGCCGATGTATTAATGATAGTAAAGGCAATATGAATATGAACCCAGCTGTAATACTATAGATTCTACTTAGAAGCTCTGTTATTAAGTTATCAGATAGCAGGATGACGGTGGTACAGTACAGGGCCACAGCTTTCATTCCCAACCTGGCCACTGCCTAAATGGAGTCTCTGTTCTTTCTGACGTTTCTCCCACAACCCACAGGTTAGTTTACCTGGTGGCTTTGAACTCTTCCTGCATAACTGCGAGCGGAAGTATGTGTAAATGACTGTGTCCTGCAAAGGGATGTTATCCTATCCTGGAGTTATCTGCCAAGCATCTAATAGTTACAATATTGTCTCAAGGCCCCCTTATTTTGGATTaagtttttaaaagtgtttgctGCAGTAATGCTTCACCCATTCCGTCTTacactgaatacatttttaaaatacttttattgtGACACACGACTATGTAAAACTGTAATATCAACACTATTTGAAGTGTTATATTCGTACACTGCTTATTTACAGCTTAATATATGGGTATCTTTCTTCGGATATTAGAGAAGGAACACAATATGATTTCAACACGTAGCCGTTTGAATATAAGCCATCCTGTACTcatccttttacagtaaatacCTAGTGAACTGCCCCAGGAGTAAAACACAACCACTCACTTGTGCTGGAAATTGGGCCTGATGGTGTACGTGCTCTCCGCCGCCTCACCGCTGCTTTCCATCTCCCACTCACTACCGCCTCGTAATCACAGTCTTCGTCGCAGCCGACGTCTATTTTCGTCCCAATTGGAGACAACTAAACATTTAAACACTGCACAACGACAAGAGAGAGAAGCTGGCAAATGGTAACAGAGAAACGTCCCACCCACTGAAAAATTGATAGAATAAAAGTCCTACACTTCCGGCCTCTCGTTCTGTTGTATTCGAAAATAGGGTTTGTTTTCTGACAAACGGAGGTACATTATAAAAATTGCATCTTAG of the Erpetoichthys calabaricus chromosome 2, fErpCal1.3, whole genome shotgun sequence genome contains:
- the dynlt2b gene encoding dynein light chain Tctex-type protein 2B — translated: MESSGEAAESTYTIRPNFQHKFKGALVKECIRSVLKTELASKQYDPEEVGTLSRSLSQTILDQLKKLGFHRYKLVVQVVLGEQRGEGVKVAARCLWDADTDSYMQDVYMNDSLFCVAAVFGCFYY